In the Ilumatobacteraceae bacterium genome, one interval contains:
- the moeB gene encoding molybdopterin-synthase adenylyltransferase MoeB: MATFRDLLTSAKAEITEVSTQEAATHIGEGFTVLDVREPDEYQEGAIPGAIHIPRGHLEAQIEGRLLDKTAPVVVYCAGGVRSAFAAKTMQDLGYEQVESMDGGFGRWKDEGRDWKQPASLTAEQMNRYKRHLLLPEVGIEGQKQLLDAKVLMLGAGGLGSPAAMYLAAAGVGTIGIVDMDDVDASNLQRQILHNVDRIGDRKVDSAKKTLTMLNPDVDVVTYDARLDASNIIDIISGYDVIVDGADNFPSRYLLNDASVKLGIPVVHGSIFRFEGMVSVFHPTEGPTYRDMVPEPPPAELAPSCAEAGVLGVLPGIVGSIQALETIKVILGLGEPLIGRILSVDTTEMEFRVFNLRKDPNNEVTYENRDRIIVQELDGLCAPGLAH; the protein is encoded by the coding sequence ATGGCAACGTTTCGTGATCTGTTGACGTCAGCGAAGGCCGAGATCACCGAGGTCTCGACCCAAGAGGCGGCGACCCACATCGGCGAGGGCTTCACCGTGCTCGACGTCCGTGAGCCCGACGAGTATCAGGAGGGCGCGATCCCCGGCGCGATCCACATCCCTCGGGGTCACCTCGAGGCGCAGATCGAGGGCCGACTGCTCGACAAGACCGCCCCGGTGGTCGTCTACTGCGCCGGCGGTGTGCGTTCGGCGTTCGCCGCCAAGACGATGCAGGACCTCGGCTACGAGCAGGTCGAGTCGATGGACGGCGGGTTCGGCCGGTGGAAGGACGAGGGTCGCGACTGGAAGCAGCCCGCATCGCTGACCGCCGAGCAGATGAACCGCTACAAGCGCCACCTGCTGCTGCCCGAGGTCGGGATCGAGGGGCAGAAGCAGCTCCTCGACGCCAAGGTCCTGATGCTCGGCGCCGGTGGCCTCGGGTCACCGGCTGCGATGTACCTCGCCGCGGCAGGGGTCGGCACGATCGGCATCGTCGACATGGACGACGTCGACGCGTCGAACCTCCAGCGCCAGATCCTCCACAACGTCGATCGCATCGGCGACCGCAAGGTCGACTCGGCCAAGAAGACGCTGACGATGCTCAACCCCGACGTCGACGTCGTCACCTACGACGCCCGCCTCGACGCGTCGAACATCATCGACATCATCTCCGGTTACGACGTGATCGTCGACGGCGCCGACAACTTCCCGAGCCGCTATCTGCTCAACGACGCCAGCGTGAAGCTCGGCATCCCGGTCGTGCACGGGTCGATCTTCCGGTTCGAGGGCATGGTCAGCGTGTTCCACCCGACCGAGGGGCCCACCTATCGCGACATGGTGCCCGAGCCGCCCCCGGCCGAACTCGCACCGTCGTGCGCCGAGGCCGGCGTGCTCGGTGTGCTGCCCGGCATCGTCGGGTCGATCCAGGCGCTCGAGACGATCAAGGTCATCCTCGGGCTCGGCGAGCCGTTGATCGGCCGGATCCTCTCGGTCGACACGACCGAGATGGAGTTCCGGGTGTTCAACCTGCGCAAGGACCCGAACAACGAGGTCACGTACGAGAACCGCGACCGGATCATCGTGCAGGAGCTCGACGGGCTCTGCGCCCCCGGCCTCGCCCACTGA